The Alnus glutinosa chromosome 8, dhAlnGlut1.1, whole genome shotgun sequence DNA segment AGCGATGCTCACCTTACACAAGCATCCAATCAAAGCCAAAACCATGTCTATATAAGGTTAGTCAAAGGTTTGACCCTCGTATGCTCTCTTGCCCTAATCTCCATATATGTTTTTCATTCTCACCTTCATACTtttactaacttaagcatcaaaggTGGTGCTACCACCGCACCCTCCTCCCTTTTGGCGACACACCACTTTGACGTTTGGCTATCTTGCAGGGATTCTGAATCGAAGAATAGACGTGCATTCTCATTGTTAATTTTCAGCATTAACAGTAAGGATAAATATCTTTTATGATAAATGATGATATGATTACTCTAAATTAAGGaatttagttaatttaatttaagaaatttgtttgtgtttgaaattattcaaattacgTGTAAAGCTCTTTGTATTTGaatcaaatatgaaaaaaaattaagactttTATGTGTGAATATAAGCCACAAGCCGAATCACCTAATTTCTGTGTTTTTCTTTATATGCTTTCATCTCTTCCTTTATTATGAAGATCTATACACCTTCACTCATGTAGATCTTATAAATCTAATaactgattttttaaaaaaagttacagacaaaagaaacaagagaaGTACGTTTAGACTTTCTCtttaaagaagagaaaatttctgttaaaaaaaaaaagaaaaagaaaaaaaagtagagaaaataGGAATAAATACATCAATAAGTGAAAACAACCCCGTCAATCACGCCGTCAACTCCACTCCTGTGCGGCTGTGCCTACCAATTCTCGAAGCCGAGTAGAAGCGGGTCCCAGTCGTATTGTTTTGTCCCGGCAAAGCAATCTGAGCCGATGAAAAGTTATATACAATTGTATTGTATTGTTTCTCTTATATAGTTGTCAGccttaaagaaagaaagggaaaatgtttaaaatatataCCTATAAGCCttgaacaaaattataaaataataaagcaCAGTAGCAACTTTCGTGGCGTTTTCTGTTATCATATTCCAATCTTTCCAGAGATTCCGAGTATCAAAATCAAACTACAAAATCCTTTAGAAAACAGCTGGTTTTATGGGAGTGTTGTGAGCTTGAAGTTCCatgtccttttttttcttcttcttcttgttgtgGGGTCCTCTTCTTTCCGTAAATGACAGTCTAATCTACAGCCTGGAAAAGGTGTTGGCAGCTCGCTAAAAATCTCTGCTTGATGGGCTTTCATAGTGGGATTCATGTAATACCAGCTGGGTTATTCTCTTCGCTTCAGACCCATTTCTTCTTTATCGATGCTATGCATTCTGCTCTCTGAATGAGGTAATGGTCTAACTTTGTCTGTTTATATCAGAGAGCTTCTAGATAATTTGAATTTGGTCTATGTTTGAGCAAAGCTTGTGTTTTTGTGTCGTTAACATATCAATACTTCATATGTTCCTTTTCATAGAGTCCTTTGGTTATACATTGAGTTAGATAGATCTGGATTTGCTGAAGCTTTGGGAATTGGGTTTTTCTCAGATCTTAGTGGATTGGAAGATAGGTTGTCTTAttagttttgaatttggttgtaCCAGTTGGGCATCCTTTCGGTTTATTAGGCTTTTAAAATCTGAGGTCTTAGAAATGGTGAAGATGAAAGCAGTGAAGTTGGTACCTCTGGTTCTGACTGTTATTCTGTTTATGGGTCATGGATCATGTGCCTCATTCACTCCTGTTGACAACTACTTAATTGCTTGCGGTTCTTCAAAAAGTTTCACCTTCCAAGATCGAACTTTTGTTCCTGATTCCGACCATTCTTCACTTGTCCTAAAAAGTGGCAATTCTAGTGTTGCCAGTTCCAATTCTAGTGTTCCATCTCCCATTTACCAATCTGCTCGAGTTTTTTTGGGCATGGgttcttataaatttaaaattgagcAAGTAGGCCGGCATTGGGTCCGCCTATACTTTTACCCTCTTCCAATATCTGGGCAAAACTTGAACTCTGCCTCTATGTCTGTAGTCACTGACAATTTGGTGCTCTTGAACAACTTCACATTCAAGAACTATAATGGTTCTTATATGTTTAAGGAATATGCAATAAATGTGACTTCAGATACCTTTACCCTCACTTTCATTCCTTCAAACAATTCAGTTGCGTTTATCAATGCAATTGAAGTTGTCTCTATCCCAGATGAGGTGCTCCCTGACCAGGCATTGGCTCTAAATCCAACTGCTCCTTTTAGTGGCCTCTCTGAACTTGCCCTTGAAACTGTTTACCGGTTAAATATGGGGGGTCCTTTGCTCACGGCTGAAAATGATACCCTTGGAAGGACTTGGGAGAATGATGTGAAGTATCTCCATGTGAACAGTTCTGCAAAGAATGTGTCAGTCAGCCCTTCAAACATAAAATATCCAGCTGGCATCACCCCTGAAACAGCACCGAATTTGGTTTATGCCACTGCTGAAACGATGGAAGATCCTAATGTAGCCATCGTGAACTTCAACATAACTTGGGTTTTTTCTGTTGATCCAAGCTTCGAGTATCTTGTTCGGGTACATTTCTGTGATATTGTGAGCAAGTCTCTAAACACTCTAGTTTTCAATCTCTTCATAAATTTCGATATTGCTCTTGGGAGTTTTGATCTATCTTCCCTTACTAGTGACTTGGGCATTCCTTACTACAAAGACTTTGTTTCCAACTCCTCGGCGGGTTCAGATATTTTGACTGTTAGTGTTGGTCCGGATACTATGGCTGATGCCGCTAATGCAATTATGAATGGGCTGGAGATTATGAAAATCAGCAATAAAGCTAGGAGCTTGGATGGTCTTTTGTCTGTTGAGAGTCTCCTTCCCAGTTCACCCTCAAAGAAGATCAATATAGGAATCATAGTTGGTTCTATTGGAGGAGCTGCAGCTGTCCTGGCACtaattgttttgtgttgttgtttggtGGCCCGCAAGTCCAAGACTACTCAACAAGGGCATTATCCATGGCTTCCTTTGCCCTTATATGGAAACTCTCAGACCATGACAAAAATGTCCACAACTTCCCAAAAGAGTGCAACAGCTAGCTGCATTTCATTATCTTCCTCCAGTCTTGGTCGGCTCTTCATGTTCCAAGAAATCCTGGATGCAACAAATAAGTTTGATGAGAGTCTACTTCTTGGGGTAGGTGGTTTTGGGAGGGTTTACAAGGGAACCCTAGAGGATGGGACAAAAGTAGCTGTTAAGAGAGGAAACCCCAGATCTGAACAGGGTATTGCTGAATTCCGAACTGAGATTGAGATGTTATCCAAGCTCCGCCATCGCCACCTTGTGTCTCTTATTGGCTATTGTGATGAAAGGTCAGAAATGATTCTGGTCTACGAATACATGGCTAATGGACCCCTCAGGAGCCATTTGTACGGAACAGATCTTCCATCTCTACCATGGAAGCAACGGCTTGAAATTTGCATTGGCGCTGCAAGGGGGCTTCATTATCTCCACACTGGTGCAACTCAAAGCATAATTCACCGGGACGTGAAGACTACAAACATTCTCTTGGATGAGAACTTTGTGGCCAAAGTTGCTGATTTTGGTCTCTCAAAAACAGGTCCAGCCATAGATCAGACCCATGTGAGTACAGCAGTTAAAGGAAGTTTTGGTTACCTTGACCCCGAATACTTTAGAAGGCAACAGCTTACAGAAAAATCAGATGTGTATTCATTCGGAGTAGTTCTAATGGAAGTTTTCTGCACAAGGCCAGCTTTAAACCCTGTTCTCCCTAGAGAGCAAGTCAATATAGCAGAATGGGCGATGAGCTGGCAAAAGAAGGGCATGCTGGATCAAATCATGGACCCAAATCTGGTGGGGAAGGTGAATCCGGCTTCTCTAAAGAAGTTTGGGGAGACAGCTGAGAAGTGCCTGGCCGAGCATGGGGTGGACAGGCCATCAATGGGAGATGTCTTGTGGAATCTTGAATATGCACTTCAGCTTGAGGAGACCTCATCTGCACTCATGGAACCTGAAGATAACAGCACAAACCACATTCCAGGAATCCCGTTGACCCCACTTGAACCATTTGATAACAGCGTGAGTATGATCGATGGGGTGAACTCCGGTACAGATGATGGAGAAGATGCTGCCACAAGTGCTGTATTCTCTCAGTTAGTAAATCCTCGTGGAAGATGAGAAGATAAAAGACTTCCATATATTCTGATCTTGGCCACCAGATGTCCTTTGAAAGGTATTGGCAAATGGTCATCTTGGCCTGGAGAGAGTACTTGAAAAGACCCTGAGTGAATGATTCAAGCTTACTTCTAGTTTCATTGTTCTGTTCTTTTTACCTCAATTTTTCgtctataatttataatttatttagtttGTAATATAGTTGAGTGGTGGGAACTGATTGACCCACCAGAAATTGCATGTTAGGtaccataaaaattgtattgttgTCTTGGTAGAAATCTATCTGGCTTTCTACTACTGCCCGTGTTTTTACACAATTATAAGATATGAATTCTATTTGCATTTATGACTTTGTTGTTCACAAAAATGAGTATAGAAAATAAGGAAGGGTTATGATCTCTCTTCTCAAATTCACTTGccatgttttgttttattaagcTTGTTTACTTAATGTTTCTAATATGCAGCTCTACCATTTGCATGTAGCCTATGTGGAAAGTTCAAGAGGCTTAGAAAATTGGCAGGGAAAATTTTAAGTATGTTAAGCTGGAAAACAGAAAAATCATAGTGCCCAAATGTTACCAATGACACTGCATCCCACCATCTTAGCAATTATTAAGCCGTCCTGACTAAAATCCCTC contains these protein-coding regions:
- the LOC133874885 gene encoding receptor-like protein kinase THESEUS 1 translates to MVKMKAVKLVPLVLTVILFMGHGSCASFTPVDNYLIACGSSKSFTFQDRTFVPDSDHSSLVLKSGNSSVASSNSSVPSPIYQSARVFLGMGSYKFKIEQVGRHWVRLYFYPLPISGQNLNSASMSVVTDNLVLLNNFTFKNYNGSYMFKEYAINVTSDTFTLTFIPSNNSVAFINAIEVVSIPDEVLPDQALALNPTAPFSGLSELALETVYRLNMGGPLLTAENDTLGRTWENDVKYLHVNSSAKNVSVSPSNIKYPAGITPETAPNLVYATAETMEDPNVAIVNFNITWVFSVDPSFEYLVRVHFCDIVSKSLNTLVFNLFINFDIALGSFDLSSLTSDLGIPYYKDFVSNSSAGSDILTVSVGPDTMADAANAIMNGLEIMKISNKARSLDGLLSVESLLPSSPSKKINIGIIVGSIGGAAAVLALIVLCCCLVARKSKTTQQGHYPWLPLPLYGNSQTMTKMSTTSQKSATASCISLSSSSLGRLFMFQEILDATNKFDESLLLGVGGFGRVYKGTLEDGTKVAVKRGNPRSEQGIAEFRTEIEMLSKLRHRHLVSLIGYCDERSEMILVYEYMANGPLRSHLYGTDLPSLPWKQRLEICIGAARGLHYLHTGATQSIIHRDVKTTNILLDENFVAKVADFGLSKTGPAIDQTHVSTAVKGSFGYLDPEYFRRQQLTEKSDVYSFGVVLMEVFCTRPALNPVLPREQVNIAEWAMSWQKKGMLDQIMDPNLVGKVNPASLKKFGETAEKCLAEHGVDRPSMGDVLWNLEYALQLEETSSALMEPEDNSTNHIPGIPLTPLEPFDNSVSMIDGVNSGTDDGEDAATSAVFSQLVNPRGR